The following coding sequences lie in one Methanobrevibacter olleyae genomic window:
- a CDS encoding TIGR00269 family protein, with product MNKERFNKKIFSRIDKLINDYQLIKENEKIAIALSGGKDSVLTLHALKNYQLNANFDFELVAISVDEGIEAYRQHGIDAAVSNTELLDIPLIQKSFKEEEGFVLDDIYYYFKSACIPCGVFRRNILNKTAYEIGANKIATGHNLDDEIQSFLMSFSRGDTVKFSKFGPELNQIHEKLVPRIKPLWNTPEKEVGIWAILNDIEIHLDECPYSNLSLRAKIKEFLNKTESKHPGTKENVLNSFIKILDVENVHTVLNECEICGQPTSGKICKSCEIKDIIRGNIE from the coding sequence ATGAATAAAGAAAGATTTAATAAAAAAATATTCTCAAGAATTGATAAATTAATAAATGATTATCAATTAATTAAAGAGAATGAAAAAATAGCTATTGCCCTATCTGGAGGAAAAGATAGTGTTTTAACTCTTCATGCACTTAAAAATTATCAATTAAATGCTAATTTTGACTTTGAATTAGTAGCCATTTCAGTTGATGAGGGTATTGAAGCTTATCGCCAACATGGAATTGATGCTGCAGTAAGTAATACAGAACTTTTAGATATTCCACTTATTCAAAAATCTTTTAAAGAGGAAGAAGGTTTTGTATTAGATGATATTTATTATTATTTTAAAAGTGCTTGTATTCCTTGTGGTGTTTTTCGACGTAATATTTTAAATAAAACAGCTTATGAAATAGGTGCTAATAAAATAGCTACTGGACATAATCTTGATGATGAAATTCAATCATTTTTAATGAGTTTTTCAAGAGGGGACACAGTTAAGTTTTCTAAATTTGGCCCTGAACTTAATCAAATTCATGAAAAACTAGTTCCAAGAATTAAACCATTATGGAACACACCTGAGAAAGAGGTAGGTATCTGGGCTATTCTTAATGATATTGAGATTCATTTAGATGAATGTCCTTATTCTAATTTATCTTTAAGAGCTAAAATTAAAGAATTTTTAAATAAAACAGAATCAAAACATCCCGGTACAAAAGAAAATGTTTTAAATTCCTTTATTAAAATCCTTGATGTTGAAAACGTTCACACAGTCTTAAATGAATGTGAAATATGTGGCCAGCCAACATCTGGTAAAATTTGTAAATCTTGTGAGATAAAAGACATTATACGTGGGAATATAGAATAA
- a CDS encoding Lrp/AsnC family transcriptional regulator translates to MCAKKNEDIIKLDETDIKILKIINDDVRISYRQISRNLGISVGTVHNRIDKMIKSGVIEKFSPILSHKKLGYTLTSIIGVNVKGQELENWEQKISENKNVVGLYDVTGQYDAIVIAKFKDTDELDSFLKELLKSGCIEKTITQTVLNVVKEDIGSANIL, encoded by the coding sequence ATGTGTGCAAAAAAGAATGAAGATATAATTAAATTAGACGAAACTGATATTAAAATTCTAAAAATCATCAATGATGATGTTAGAATTTCATATAGGCAAATATCCCGTAATTTAGGGATTTCTGTAGGTACTGTACACAATCGTATTGATAAAATGATTAAATCTGGTGTAATTGAAAAATTCTCACCAATATTAAGTCATAAAAAATTAGGTTATACACTTACAAGTATTATTGGTGTTAATGTAAAAGGTCAGGAATTAGAAAATTGGGAACAAAAAATCTCAGAAAATAAAAATGTCGTAGGCCTTTACGATGTAACTGGACAATACGATGCTATTGTAATTGCAAAATTTAAAGATACTGATGAATTAGATTCTTTCCTTAAGGAATTACTTAAATCTGGGTGTATTGAAAAAACTATAACCCAAACAGTACTTAATGTTGTAAAAGAAGATATTGGATCTGCAAATATCCTCTAA
- a CDS encoding DegT/DnrJ/EryC1/StrS family aminotransferase, whose protein sequence is MADIKVSIASPVIEEEEIDAVIEVMKSGMIAQGPKVIEFEEEFAKYVGAKYGIATNSGTSALHVALLAAGIGEGDEVITTPFTFAATGNSILYTGAKPIFVDIDPETFTLDPNQVEDAITDKTKAIMPVQLYGQSADMGAIMKISKDYDLVVIEDAAQAHGSEYNGVKVGCLGDMACFSFYPTKNMTTSEGGMITTNNEEFVKNAKIYRAHGSATKYHHDVLGYNFRMTDIAAAIGLEQLKKIDTFNEKRIKNAKLLNQGLADIDLIETPVVKEGYKHVYHQYTIKIKDGKRDELSEHLLENGVGNGIYYPIPLYNQVLYTKMGYDQSLPVTEEIVKEVLSLPVHPALSKEDLDYIIKVIKEFFN, encoded by the coding sequence ATGGCAGATATTAAAGTTTCAATAGCTAGTCCTGTTATTGAAGAAGAAGAAATTGATGCAGTAATTGAAGTAATGAAATCTGGTATGATTGCACAAGGGCCAAAAGTCATTGAATTTGAAGAAGAATTTGCAAAATATGTTGGTGCAAAGTATGGAATTGCAACTAATTCTGGAACTTCTGCTTTACATGTAGCTCTTTTAGCTGCAGGAATTGGAGAAGGAGATGAAGTAATTACAACTCCATTTACATTTGCAGCTACTGGAAACTCTATTTTATACACTGGTGCAAAGCCTATCTTTGTAGACATAGACCCTGAAACTTTTACTTTAGACCCTAACCAAGTTGAAGATGCTATTACTGATAAGACTAAGGCAATTATGCCTGTTCAACTATATGGACAATCTGCAGATATGGGTGCTATAATGAAAATCTCAAAAGATTATGATTTAGTTGTTATTGAAGATGCTGCACAAGCTCATGGTTCTGAATATAATGGTGTTAAAGTAGGTTGTCTTGGTGATATGGCTTGTTTTAGTTTTTATCCTACTAAAAACATGACTACTAGTGAAGGTGGTATGATTACCACTAATAATGAAGAATTTGTTAAAAATGCAAAAATCTATAGAGCTCATGGATCAGCAACTAAATATCATCATGATGTTTTAGGGTATAATTTTAGAATGACTGACATTGCTGCTGCAATTGGCCTAGAACAACTTAAAAAAATAGATACTTTCAATGAAAAAAGAATTAAAAACGCTAAACTCCTTAATCAAGGCTTAGCTGATATTGATTTAATTGAAACTCCTGTTGTAAAAGAGGGTTATAAACATGTATACCATCAATACACTATTAAAATAAAAGATGGTAAAAGAGATGAATTGTCTGAACACCTACTAGAAAATGGTGTTGGAAATGGAATTTATTACCCAATTCCTCTTTACAATCAAGTTCTTTATACAAAAATGGGTTATGACCAAAGTCTTCCAGTAACTGAAGAAATTGTTAAAGAGGTTCTCTCACTTCCAGTTCATCCCGCTTTATCTAAGGAAGACTTAGATTATATTATTAAAGTAATTAAAGAATTTTTTAATTAA
- a CDS encoding tRNA (guanine(10)-N(2))-dimethyltransferase: MQTNQNNPNYQNIEIETYSEDELKIIKEGKVEIKFPNFDKVSSDAPVFYNPKMEFNRDTSILALQAYQKEVDREISICDLFGGSGIRGIRYKKEINAVEDVSINDISPLANEFTRINAELNDVEVKIEQKEANNELRANMGRFDVIDIDPFGTPSPFVDSAGYNLKRDSLLCLTATDTSCLCGTYKEPCIRKYNAKPYKSEYCHENGIRILIGFAALTLAKYQKYIEVKMSHSSEHYMRTYLKVKKGSKATDKSLKNIGYIAHCKHCLYRKEYKGLASSIPEYCPECREKLIIAGPMWLESIQNREFIDSMIEIAAEKELNQKDKVLKLLNSCKIEANAPSTFYDIHKVCRALKISAPKLDKVFDKLEEKGFIAVKTHYSPLGIKTNATNKELMDIVEELVEK, translated from the coding sequence ATGCAAACAAATCAAAACAATCCCAATTATCAAAATATTGAAATTGAAACATATAGTGAAGATGAATTAAAAATTATTAAAGAAGGAAAAGTAGAAATAAAATTCCCAAACTTTGATAAAGTTTCATCAGATGCTCCTGTATTTTACAATCCTAAAATGGAATTTAATAGAGATACATCAATTCTTGCACTTCAAGCATACCAAAAAGAAGTAGATAGAGAAATAAGCATATGTGATCTATTTGGAGGTAGTGGGATTAGAGGAATACGTTATAAAAAAGAAATTAATGCTGTTGAAGATGTTAGCATAAATGATATAAGCCCATTAGCTAATGAATTTACAAGAATCAATGCTGAGTTAAATGACGTAGAAGTTAAAATTGAGCAAAAAGAAGCAAATAACGAATTAAGAGCAAATATGGGGAGATTCGATGTGATTGATATAGATCCATTTGGAACTCCCTCTCCTTTTGTAGATTCGGCAGGATATAATTTAAAAAGAGATTCATTACTCTGCTTAACTGCTACCGATACATCTTGCCTTTGTGGAACATACAAAGAACCATGCATTAGAAAATACAATGCAAAACCATATAAAAGCGAATACTGTCATGAAAATGGCATTAGAATTCTTATAGGATTTGCTGCACTTACTCTTGCAAAATATCAAAAATATATCGAAGTAAAAATGTCACATAGTAGTGAACATTATATGAGAACATATCTTAAAGTAAAAAAAGGATCTAAAGCTACTGATAAGTCCTTAAAAAATATAGGATACATAGCACATTGTAAACACTGCCTATATAGAAAAGAATACAAAGGACTTGCAAGTAGTATTCCTGAGTATTGTCCAGAATGTAGGGAGAAATTAATAATAGCAGGTCCCATGTGGTTAGAATCCATACAAAATAGAGAATTTATTGATTCAATGATTGAAATAGCAGCCGAAAAAGAGCTTAATCAAAAAGATAAAGTTTTAAAATTATTAAATTCATGCAAAATAGAAGCAAATGCTCCTTCAACATTTTATGACATTCATAAAGTCTGTAGAGCCTTAAAAATTAGTGCACCTAAACTCGATAAAGTATTTGATAAACTTGAAGAGAAAGGATTTATTGCAGTGAAAACACACTATAGTCCACTTGGAATAAAAACCAATGCTACGAATAAGGAATTAATGGATATTGTAGAAGAACTAGTTGAAAAATAA
- the mptA gene encoding GTP cyclohydrolase MptA has translation MVVCLPDTQDDEPRIPIHLSRVGVTGVKKLLTLKRKEKRPIILLPTFDAFVDLPSTQKGTHMSRTPEAISEVVDEVATLASASVESLCADIVNKMLEKHEYAKRVEVRMTSDYMFMKESPVTDNKSQEMGKLIANAVGIREDDESISIRKCIGAEVIGMTVCPCAQESVREVDKSNLLKFLDEETCEKVLDTVTFASHNQRGIGTVLIEVPENEYIDGEKIIEIIESSMSSPVCELLKRPDENAVVMNAHQNPVFVEDCVRTMNEKIVKEFSHLPNDTLITTRQENQESIHRHNAFAEKVSTLGSLKEELNL, from the coding sequence ATGGTAGTTTGTCTCCCAGACACACAAGATGATGAACCACGTATACCTATTCACTTAAGTAGAGTAGGTGTTACTGGTGTCAAAAAACTTTTAACTCTTAAAAGAAAAGAAAAAAGACCAATCATATTATTACCTACTTTTGATGCTTTTGTAGATTTACCAAGTACTCAAAAAGGTACACATATGTCTAGAACTCCTGAAGCTATCAGTGAAGTTGTTGATGAAGTTGCAACACTTGCTTCTGCAAGTGTTGAATCACTTTGTGCAGATATTGTTAATAAGATGCTTGAAAAACATGAATATGCTAAACGTGTTGAAGTAAGAATGACAAGCGATTACATGTTTATGAAAGAATCTCCAGTAACTGACAATAAATCCCAAGAAATGGGTAAATTAATTGCTAATGCAGTTGGTATCCGTGAAGATGATGAATCTATTTCTATTAGAAAATGTATTGGTGCTGAAGTTATTGGAATGACTGTATGCCCTTGTGCACAAGAATCTGTAAGAGAAGTAGATAAAAGCAACTTACTAAAATTTTTAGATGAAGAAACTTGTGAAAAAGTATTAGATACTGTAACTTTTGCTTCCCATAACCAAAGAGGAATAGGAACTGTTTTAATAGAAGTTCCAGAAAATGAATACATCGATGGTGAAAAAATTATTGAAATCATTGAATCATCTATGAGTTCCCCTGTTTGTGAACTTTTAAAGCGTCCTGATGAGAATGCAGTTGTAATGAATGCTCACCAAAATCCTGTATTTGTAGAAGATTGTGTTAGAACAATGAATGAAAAAATAGTTAAAGAATTTTCACATTTACCTAATGATACTTTAATTACTACAAGACAAGAAAATCAAGAAAGTATTCATAGACACAATGCTTTTGCAGAAAAAGTTTCTACTTTAGGTTCCTTAAAAGAAGAGCTTAATTTATAA
- the serS gene encoding serine--tRNA ligase, giving the protein MLDIRLFRENPEMIFDSEKKRFRSMENAEKVIEYDTLWREGERKLNSLRAEKNKLSKSFKKAKEEGNLEEVIAKSKEVANEIKQLSAKNADYLKLRDDYRYRVGNIIDDDVPISDTEDDNLVVRTYGEIPEHDFELLNHVDLIKKIDGADLETAASIAGARFYYLKRDILHLNLALIQFALAELEEEGYIPMQTPFFVKGDVAAETSELGEFEETLYKVENEDMYLIATAEQTLAALHRNEIINPEDLPLRYCALSTCFRKEAGSHGKDTLGIFRVHQFEKIEQFIYSTPEDSRNQHDHLMEVTERIYQKLALPYQIIAIVSSALNDNAAIKYDLEAWFPGSGAFRELVSCTNCKDYQARKTKTRQGRAGSGDAQTLHTLNSTAIATERTICCILENYQQADGSIKIPEVLVPYMGGKTIIDAKE; this is encoded by the coding sequence TTGTTAGACATAAGATTATTCAGAGAAAATCCCGAAATGATATTTGACTCTGAGAAAAAAAGATTTAGAAGTATGGAAAATGCAGAGAAGGTTATTGAATATGACACCTTATGGAGAGAAGGTGAAAGGAAATTAAACTCTTTAAGAGCAGAAAAAAATAAATTATCTAAATCATTTAAAAAAGCAAAAGAAGAAGGTAATTTAGAAGAGGTTATTGCTAAAAGTAAAGAAGTAGCAAATGAAATTAAGCAGTTAAGTGCTAAAAATGCAGATTATCTTAAACTTAGAGATGATTATAGATATAGGGTAGGAAATATTATTGATGATGATGTTCCTATTTCAGATACTGAAGATGATAATCTGGTTGTAAGAACCTATGGTGAAATTCCAGAACATGATTTTGAATTATTGAATCATGTGGACTTAATTAAAAAAATTGATGGTGCTGACCTTGAAACTGCAGCAAGTATTGCAGGTGCAAGATTCTATTACTTAAAAAGAGATATCTTACATTTAAACTTAGCTTTAATTCAATTTGCCCTAGCAGAACTTGAAGAGGAAGGTTATATTCCTATGCAAACTCCATTTTTTGTAAAAGGAGATGTTGCAGCTGAAACTTCTGAACTTGGTGAGTTTGAAGAAACTTTATACAAAGTTGAAAATGAAGATATGTATTTAATTGCAACTGCAGAACAAACATTAGCAGCACTTCACAGAAATGAAATCATCAATCCTGAAGACTTACCCTTAAGATACTGTGCACTTTCAACTTGTTTTAGAAAAGAAGCAGGTTCTCATGGAAAAGACACTTTAGGAATCTTTAGAGTTCATCAGTTTGAAAAAATCGAACAATTTATCTATTCAACTCCAGAAGACTCTAGAAACCAACATGATCATTTAATGGAAGTTACTGAAAGAATTTATCAAAAATTAGCTCTTCCATATCAAATTATAGCTATTGTATCTTCAGCTTTAAATGACAATGCAGCTATTAAATATGACCTTGAAGCATGGTTCCCAGGCTCTGGTGCATTTAGAGAATTAGTATCTTGCACTAACTGTAAAGATTATCAAGCAAGAAAAACTAAAACAAGACAGGGTAGAGCTGGATCTGGTGATGCTCAAACATTACACACTTTAAACAGTACTGCGATAGCTACTGAAAGAACTATCTGTTGTATTTTAGAAAACTATCAACAAGCTGATGGTAGTATAAAAATCCCAGAGGTCTTAGTACCTTACATGGGAGGAAAAACAATTATTGATGCAAAAGAATAA
- a CDS encoding MTH1187 family thiamine-binding protein yields MITADFSILPMGIEGTEISEYVTRAVEIIDASGLNYQLTAMGTQIETDDLRKLYQVCADVQEAIFEMGSGRVYSVLKVDDRRDRENRTLEAKIKTVENLMMKNKDK; encoded by the coding sequence ATGATAACCGCAGATTTTTCTATATTGCCTATGGGCATAGAAGGAACCGAAATTAGTGAATATGTAACAAGAGCAGTTGAAATTATTGATGCATCTGGATTAAACTATCAATTAACTGCTATGGGAACTCAAATAGAAACAGATGATTTAAGAAAATTATATCAAGTATGTGCTGATGTTCAAGAAGCAATATTTGAAATGGGTTCTGGAAGAGTTTACAGTGTTTTAAAAGTAGATGATAGAAGAGATAGAGAAAACAGAACTTTAGAAGCTAAAATAAAAACTGTAGAAAATTTAATGATGAAAAACAAGGATAAATAA
- the comB gene encoding 2-phosphosulfolactate phosphatase: MKVSLSFEKGSSKDLSIVVDALRASTTITVALDKFKEIYPAYTPEQAIEIAKEKNLILAGERKGRKLEGFELGNSPTEIKQYEASKDSLVLTTSNGVRIMENMESEIILIGGFVNAKACAKLALELATEEIELVMGGINKTFAIEDFLAAGEILYWIQEELKNNASEDRLNSNDEDYFKEESGISEYALSAILASRDKELADKICIESKSGRRLTYLGYKDDITLCIKRNISEKVGIYKDGKIRLYKPNK; this comes from the coding sequence GTGAAAGTAAGTTTAAGTTTTGAAAAAGGTTCTTCAAAAGATCTTTCTATTGTAGTTGATGCACTTAGAGCAAGTACTACAATAACAGTTGCCCTAGATAAATTTAAAGAAATTTATCCTGCATACACACCAGAACAAGCAATAGAAATAGCTAAAGAAAAAAATTTAATCTTAGCAGGTGAAAGAAAGGGTAGGAAACTCGAAGGCTTTGAATTGGGAAATTCTCCAACTGAGATAAAACAATATGAAGCAAGTAAAGATTCGTTAGTTCTTACAACAAGTAATGGAGTAAGAATTATGGAAAATATGGAATCTGAAATCATATTAATTGGAGGATTTGTAAATGCTAAAGCATGTGCAAAACTAGCATTAGAATTAGCAACTGAAGAGATTGAACTTGTTATGGGAGGTATTAATAAAACTTTTGCAATAGAAGACTTTTTAGCTGCAGGTGAAATATTATATTGGATTCAAGAAGAGCTGAAAAACAATGCATCTGAAGATAGATTAAATAGCAATGATGAAGATTACTTTAAAGAAGAAAGTGGAATAAGTGAATATGCACTTTCAGCTATTTTAGCAAGTAGAGATAAAGAATTAGCAGATAAAATTTGTATTGAATCTAAATCAGGACGTCGTCTTACTTATTTAGGATATAAAGATGATATTACCCTATGTATTAAAAGAAATATTAGTGAAAAGGTTGGAATTTATAAAGATGGAAAAATTAGATTATATAAACCAAATAAATAA
- a CDS encoding calcium/sodium antiporter — MILLIVGFVLLIKGADVFVDGASNVAYNYKIPTIIVGLTIVAFGTSAPEAAVSITASFAGSNAISLGNVVGSNIFNILGVIGVSALLGSLTVDKVLIKRDFPFLIISTIGLLLIALLFGEISQIVGIIFLIIIIAYVYYLVKKAREDKGVMSEEVEAKLTIPKAVLYIIIGMLGIIIGSDLVVDSASFIARIFGLSDVLIGLTIVALGTSLPELATSVTALKKGNNSIVIGNVLGSCIFNVLFILGISSAIMPMPIAPEMIFDIFLMTIVTIVGAWFTYTRNEVDKKEGLILLILFIIYMIFVILRN, encoded by the coding sequence ATTATTTTACTTATTGTGGGATTTGTACTTTTAATTAAAGGTGCAGATGTATTTGTAGATGGTGCAAGTAATGTTGCATATAATTACAAAATACCTACAATAATCGTAGGTTTAACAATAGTTGCATTTGGTACAAGTGCCCCTGAAGCTGCAGTTTCTATAACCGCATCTTTTGCTGGAAGCAATGCTATCTCTTTAGGTAATGTTGTAGGAAGTAATATTTTTAATATCTTAGGAGTGATTGGTGTTTCTGCATTACTCGGCAGTTTAACTGTTGATAAAGTCTTAATTAAAAGAGATTTTCCATTTTTAATAATTTCCACAATAGGATTACTTCTTATTGCACTATTATTTGGTGAAATAAGCCAAATAGTTGGAATAATCTTTTTAATCATTATTATTGCCTATGTTTATTATCTTGTTAAAAAAGCAAGGGAAGATAAAGGAGTGATGTCTGAGGAAGTTGAAGCTAAGCTTACCATACCAAAAGCAGTTTTATACATTATAATTGGTATGCTTGGAATCATTATCGGTTCTGACCTTGTTGTAGATAGTGCAAGTTTTATTGCAAGAATTTTTGGCTTAAGTGATGTTTTAATTGGTCTTACTATCGTTGCATTAGGTACTTCATTACCAGAACTTGCTACATCAGTTACTGCACTTAAAAAAGGAAATAACAGTATTGTTATAGGTAATGTACTTGGATCATGTATTTTCAATGTGTTGTTCATTTTAGGAATAAGTAGTGCAATAATGCCAATGCCAATAGCACCTGAGATGATATTTGATATCTTTTTAATGACAATAGTCACTATTGTAGGTGCATGGTTTACATATACAAGAAATGAAGTAGATAAAAAAGAAGGACTAATCTTATTAATCTTATTCATTATTTACATGATTTTTGTTATTTTAAGAAACTAA
- a CDS encoding hemolysin family protein codes for MDSIIIGIEILIIAILIILNGLLSLAEIAVVSARRIKIQKIADEGDKRAITVLDFMNHVNEFLSTVQVGITFVAIITGALGGSTFSEPLGIYLSQYIPYSYQVSFIIIILITTYFTILIGEIVPKRMALNDPEAYSLQTAKFMQITSFVCKPVVRLLDGSTNFALKLVGSEAREDIVTEEEVKLLIEEGIEYGTIAEEEEDIIKRVFRLDNQKVDMIMTPRSEIIWLNLEDKLEENKEKIINSKRSIFPVAEEELDDFIGVVQAKDILSKIFEGKDVDIKSNVKSPLVVPESMLSMDLLKEFKENREYVHMVLVVDEFGSVVGLITLNDLLEGIVGDIPGIDEIDNPKATQRKDNSWLIDGRFSIEDFKDLFEIEKEMPNEVEDGYTTIAGFILSHAGKIPETGEIFHQGEFTFEIVDMDANHIDKILVTINKEDKHKSDTESKLE; via the coding sequence ATGGACTCGATAATTATAGGAATTGAAATTTTAATAATAGCCATATTAATCATACTTAATGGATTGTTATCCCTTGCTGAGATTGCAGTTGTATCTGCTAGAAGAATCAAAATTCAAAAAATAGCAGATGAGGGAGATAAAAGAGCTATAACTGTTTTAGATTTCATGAATCATGTAAATGAATTTTTATCTACTGTACAAGTAGGTATTACTTTTGTTGCAATTATTACAGGGGCACTTGGTGGTAGTACTTTTTCTGAACCTTTAGGAATATATTTAAGTCAATACATTCCCTACAGTTACCAAGTAAGTTTTATAATCATTATTCTTATTACTACATACTTTACAATATTAATTGGAGAAATTGTACCTAAAAGAATGGCATTAAATGACCCTGAAGCATATTCATTACAAACTGCAAAGTTCATGCAAATAACTTCATTTGTTTGTAAGCCAGTTGTAAGATTACTTGATGGTTCTACTAATTTTGCATTAAAACTTGTTGGTTCTGAAGCAAGAGAAGATATTGTTACTGAAGAAGAAGTTAAATTACTTATTGAAGAAGGTATTGAATACGGAACAATTGCTGAAGAGGAAGAAGACATTATTAAAAGAGTATTCCGTTTGGATAACCAGAAAGTAGATATGATAATGACTCCTAGAAGTGAAATCATTTGGTTAAATTTAGAAGATAAGCTTGAAGAAAATAAAGAAAAAATAATCAACAGTAAAAGGTCTATCTTCCCTGTTGCTGAAGAAGAATTAGATGATTTTATCGGTGTTGTTCAAGCAAAAGATATTTTAAGCAAAATCTTTGAAGGTAAAGATGTTGATATTAAATCTAATGTTAAATCACCATTAGTAGTTCCTGAAAGCATGCTTTCAATGGATTTACTTAAAGAATTTAAAGAAAATAGAGAATACGTCCATATGGTACTTGTCGTAGATGAATTCGGAAGTGTTGTAGGATTAATTACCTTAAACGACCTTCTTGAAGGTATTGTAGGAGATATACCAGGTATCGATGAGATTGATAATCCTAAAGCAACCCAGAGAAAAGATAACTCTTGGTTAATTGATGGAAGATTTTCTATTGAAGACTTTAAAGATTTATTTGAAATTGAAAAAGAAATGCCTAATGAAGTGGAAGATGGATATACCACTATTGCAGGATTTATTCTCTCCCATGCAGGAAAAATCCCAGAAACTGGTGAAATATTCCATCAAGGTGAATTTACTTTTGAAATTGTAGATATGGATGCAAACCATATTGATAAAATCTTAGTAACAATTAACAAAGAAGATAAACATAAATCGGATACTGAAAGCAAATTAGAATAA
- a CDS encoding TraB/GumN family protein, with product MIREYLKIIGTAHVSQNSANEVRETILEDQPDVVAIELDRGRYIRLMNEKKGIVEDDQIHITKIIKENKVGVFLVTNILSYMQNKIGDDLDIKPGSEMISAIEASEEIGCRIALIDRDINITLQRVLNQMTTWEKLKFLYGLVSSLFSSDEEEMDIEELKEQSNIDQAMEYFKEISPGAYTALVKERDAYLAKGILGIPEDKVIAVVGAGHREGIIEYLNHPETLPPYSELNDMNKKGGIPWFKIILSLIPISFLVIFFLAWVNGIQIEEDIVQFVVISMIMGFIGSILSGSKIQSAIIGGLVAPLTIIHPLLAAGWFSGLAEAKFRKVRKSDISNLGKIESLRDLWSNNIIRILLVVVGTNLGVSIATLIILPSQVFIPLFMKIFGG from the coding sequence ATGATTAGAGAATATTTAAAAATTATAGGAACTGCACATGTATCTCAAAATAGTGCAAATGAGGTAAGAGAGACTATTTTAGAAGACCAACCTGATGTAGTAGCTATTGAATTAGATAGAGGACGATACATTAGATTAATGAATGAAAAAAAGGGTATTGTTGAAGATGATCAAATTCATATTACCAAAATCATTAAAGAAAACAAAGTAGGGGTTTTCTTAGTTACCAATATTCTTTCTTATATGCAAAATAAAATTGGTGATGATTTAGATATTAAACCAGGTTCTGAAATGATCAGTGCAATTGAAGCATCTGAAGAGATAGGTTGTAGAATTGCATTAATCGATAGAGATATAAATATTACTTTACAAAGAGTTTTAAATCAGATGACAACTTGGGAAAAATTAAAATTCCTGTATGGCCTTGTTTCTTCATTATTCTCATCAGATGAAGAAGAAATGGATATTGAAGAGTTAAAGGAACAATCTAACATAGACCAAGCTATGGAATACTTTAAAGAAATATCACCTGGAGCATACACTGCACTTGTAAAAGAAAGAGATGCATACCTTGCAAAAGGAATACTAGGCATTCCAGAAGATAAAGTAATAGCTGTTGTAGGTGCAGGACATAGGGAGGGAATAATTGAATATTTAAATCATCCTGAAACATTACCTCCTTATTCTGAATTAAATGATATGAATAAAAAAGGAGGAATTCCTTGGTTTAAAATTATTTTATCTTTAATCCCAATTTCATTTCTTGTGATATTTTTTCTTGCTTGGGTAAATGGAATCCAAATTGAAGAAGATATTGTGCAATTTGTAGTAATTAGTATGATAATGGGATTTATAGGTTCTATTTTATCCGGCTCCAAAATTCAATCTGCAATCATTGGAGGATTAGTAGCTCCACTCACTATTATTCATCCATTACTTGCTGCAGGATGGTTTTCAGGGCTTGCAGAAGCAAAATTTAGAAAAGTTAGAAAAAGTGATATCAGTAATTTAGGTAAAATTGAAAGTTTAAGAGATTTATGGAGTAATAATATCATTAGAATTTTACTTGTGGTTGTTGGAACTAATTTAGGAGTTAGTATAGCAACTTTAATTATATTACCATCACAGGTATTTATTCCATTGTTTATGAAAATATTCGGAGGATAA
- a CDS encoding DUF1922 domain-containing protein, with translation MYLIFRCDCGRVLYAKKGVATRKCTCGKTIKVKSRRILQKVETAEDASYAVQKMQEEIYGSTSFRTADEVKNNKFFKQIDRKIKKL, from the coding sequence ATGTATTTAATATTTAGATGCGACTGTGGAAGAGTACTTTATGCTAAAAAAGGAGTAGCTACAAGAAAATGTACTTGTGGAAAAACAATTAAAGTAAAGAGTCGTAGAATCCTTCAAAAAGTAGAAACTGCAGAAGATGCATCTTATGCTGTGCAAAAAATGCAAGAAGAAATTTATGGTAGCACTAGCTTTAGAACTGCAGATGAAGTTAAAAATAATAAGTTTTTTAAACAAATAGATAGAAAAATAAAAAAATTATAA